In Burkholderia contaminans, the following proteins share a genomic window:
- the cheW gene encoding chemotaxis protein CheW, whose product MINPAAANAATSRRDAEQGDATGQEFLVFTLGDEEYGIDILKVQEIRGYDSVTRIANAPEFIKGVINLRGIIVPIVDMRIKFHLGRVEYDHQTVVIILNVSNRVVGMVVDGVSDVLTLQTDQIMPAPEFGATLTTEYLTGLGTVDGRMLILMDIEKLMSSREMALIETLGG is encoded by the coding sequence ATGATCAATCCGGCCGCGGCGAACGCGGCAACGAGCCGCCGCGATGCAGAACAAGGCGACGCGACGGGCCAGGAGTTTCTCGTCTTCACGCTCGGCGACGAGGAATACGGGATCGACATCCTGAAGGTGCAGGAAATCCGCGGCTACGACAGCGTCACGCGCATCGCGAACGCGCCGGAGTTCATCAAGGGCGTGATCAACCTGCGCGGGATCATCGTGCCGATCGTCGACATGCGGATCAAGTTCCATCTCGGCCGCGTCGAGTACGACCACCAGACCGTCGTGATCATCCTGAACGTGTCGAACCGCGTGGTCGGGATGGTGGTCGACGGCGTGTCGGACGTGCTGACGCTGCAGACGGACCAGATCATGCCGGCGCCGGAATTCGGCGCGACGCTGACGACCGAGTACCTGACGGGCCTCGGCACGGTCGACGGCCGGATGCTGATCCTGATGGACATCGAGAAGCTGATGTCGAGCCGTGAAATGGCGCTGATCGAGACGCTCGGCGGTTAA
- a CDS encoding methyl-accepting chemotaxis protein, with amino-acid sequence MLHNWSIRTTLTAIGLILVALAAAVGGLGLYALNHASRSLDEIAHVDLPAIHALDDTAAQLLRSRVALDRFRTLTEAGNGADATKVLDRAQELFAKSNQNWQAFQSLPKLGVEQALLDELSTRYSTIVKEGVEPEFAAARAGDMAAYHAVADTKISPMFIAFDQTAAAVIAALQKRAEDRQAATQSQISLMIGLIAAGIAIAFVVVIAIRFALRGLIVQPLEDAIAHFERIAGGDLTQPVNVFSTNEIGRLFGGIKRMQDAVTTMVQAVHRGTESIDVGAREISTGNTDLSQRTEEQAASLQETASSMEQLTGTVRQNAENARQASQLAVNASDIATQGGEVVGQVVSTMQDIAASSGKVVDIIGTIEGIAFQTNILALNAAVEAARAGEQGRGFAVVAGEVRSLAQRSASAAKEIKQLIGDSAEKVESGSALVSRAGSTMDEIVQAVRRVTDIMGEISAASDEQSTGIEQVNRAVGQMDSVTQQNAALVEQAAAAAASLEEQTRQMKAIVSGWRVAGGIVLAPSRGVARPVAHEPAAGPALTSEPRFDAAPVAALPAPQANAQPARRAAPAPRAAGAAAAASGAGHEPKRAADTGAHAQKDAPASRGTAAGGYGPRLAKTAAPADKPAAKPALVRPALNGEKPAPATAGTSDDDWETF; translated from the coding sequence ATGTTGCATAACTGGTCGATCCGCACGACGCTTACGGCGATCGGACTCATCCTCGTGGCGCTGGCCGCCGCCGTCGGCGGGCTCGGCCTCTACGCGCTCAATCACGCGAGCCGCTCGCTCGACGAGATCGCGCACGTCGACCTGCCGGCGATCCACGCGCTCGACGACACGGCCGCGCAGTTGCTGCGCTCGCGCGTGGCGCTCGATCGCTTCCGTACGCTGACCGAAGCCGGCAACGGGGCCGACGCCACGAAGGTGCTCGATCGCGCGCAGGAGCTGTTCGCGAAGTCGAACCAGAACTGGCAGGCGTTCCAGTCGCTGCCGAAGCTCGGCGTCGAGCAGGCGCTCCTCGACGAGCTTTCCACACGCTACTCGACGATCGTGAAGGAAGGCGTCGAGCCCGAATTCGCGGCGGCGCGCGCGGGCGACATGGCGGCGTACCACGCGGTAGCCGACACGAAGATCAGCCCGATGTTCATCGCGTTCGACCAGACGGCGGCGGCCGTGATCGCCGCACTGCAGAAGCGCGCGGAAGATCGCCAGGCCGCGACGCAGTCGCAGATCTCGCTGATGATCGGCCTGATCGCGGCCGGCATCGCGATCGCGTTCGTCGTCGTGATCGCGATCCGCTTTGCATTGCGCGGCCTGATCGTGCAGCCGCTCGAGGACGCGATCGCGCACTTCGAGCGCATCGCCGGCGGCGACCTCACGCAGCCGGTGAACGTGTTCAGCACCAACGAGATCGGCCGCCTGTTCGGCGGCATCAAGCGGATGCAGGACGCGGTCACGACGATGGTGCAGGCCGTGCATCGTGGCACCGAGTCGATCGACGTCGGCGCGCGCGAGATCTCGACCGGCAACACCGACCTGTCGCAGCGCACCGAGGAGCAGGCCGCGTCGCTGCAGGAAACCGCGTCGAGCATGGAGCAGCTGACGGGCACCGTGCGGCAGAACGCGGAGAACGCGCGGCAGGCCAGCCAGCTCGCGGTGAACGCATCGGACATCGCGACGCAGGGCGGCGAAGTGGTCGGCCAGGTCGTGTCGACGATGCAGGACATCGCGGCGAGCTCGGGCAAGGTCGTCGACATCATCGGCACGATCGAAGGCATTGCGTTCCAGACCAACATCCTCGCGCTGAACGCGGCGGTCGAAGCCGCGCGTGCCGGCGAACAGGGCCGCGGCTTCGCGGTGGTCGCGGGCGAGGTGCGCTCGCTCGCGCAGCGCAGCGCGAGCGCCGCGAAGGAAATCAAGCAGCTGATCGGCGATTCGGCCGAGAAGGTCGAAAGCGGGTCGGCGCTCGTGTCGCGCGCCGGCTCGACGATGGACGAGATCGTGCAGGCCGTGCGCCGCGTGACCGACATCATGGGCGAGATCAGCGCCGCGTCGGACGAGCAGTCGACCGGCATCGAGCAGGTCAACCGCGCGGTCGGCCAGATGGATTCGGTCACGCAGCAGAACGCGGCGCTCGTCGAGCAGGCGGCGGCCGCGGCCGCGTCGCTCGAGGAGCAGACGCGCCAGATGAAGGCGATCGTGTCGGGCTGGCGCGTGGCGGGCGGCATCGTGCTCGCGCCGTCGCGCGGTGTCGCGCGACCGGTCGCGCATGAACCGGCGGCCGGGCCCGCGCTGACGTCCGAGCCGCGTTTCGACGCGGCGCCGGTCGCCGCGCTGCCGGCTCCGCAAGCCAACGCCCAACCGGCACGGCGCGCCGCGCCGGCGCCGCGTGCTGCCGGTGCCGCTGCAGCTGCGTCGGGCGCAGGCCATGAACCGAAGCGTGCGGCCGATACGGGCGCACACGCGCAGAAGGATGCACCGGCTTCGCGCGGCACGGCTGCGGGCGGCTACGGGCCGCGTCTCGCGAAAACCGCCGCGCCGGCCGACAAGCCGGCCGCGAAGCCCGCGCTCGTGCGCCCGGCGCTGAACGGCGAAAAGCCGGCGCCGGCCACGGCCGGCACGTCCGATGACGATTGGGAGACCTTCTAA